A single genomic interval of Bacillus sp. es.036 harbors:
- a CDS encoding cytochrome C oxidase subunit IV family protein yields the protein MNKHTKKEIHKLFLSFILMILLTALAFFLVLYHLISPPFLIVLITFFALIQILIQLDRFMDIREKEGKYRLTSLIGGSFVALLAIVYLMLL from the coding sequence TTGAACAAGCATACTAAAAAAGAGATTCATAAACTCTTCCTTTCGTTCATCCTAATGATTTTATTAACAGCTTTAGCTTTTTTCCTTGTTCTCTATCATCTCATTTCACCACCTTTCTTAATCGTTCTTATCACCTTCTTTGCTCTCATTCAAATCTTGATCCAGCTGGATCGATTTATGGATATACGTGAAAAGGAAGGTAAATATCGTTTAACATCTCTAATAGGTGGAAGTTTTGTTGCTCTCCTGGCGATTGTTTACTTAATGCTTCTTTAA
- a CDS encoding cytochrome c oxidase subunit 3, which yields METMSAQKHLNHKQAQMNILAFWFLIGAEIVVFGCLFGIYLAVKSLTGQGPTPDELFKLNEIMLSTVVLLTSSFTCAIAVYFLKLSKKLSTLLFFLITILLGLAFIGLEIREFTLYVEEGAKISTSAFLGAFYLLLGTHGFHVLFGVIWISLLLVQLWLKGINQETAPKLFIASLYWHFIDVIWVMIFTIVYLIGKV from the coding sequence ATGGAAACAATGTCCGCTCAAAAGCACCTGAACCATAAGCAAGCACAAATGAATATCCTTGCTTTTTGGTTCCTTATCGGTGCCGAGATTGTGGTGTTTGGTTGTTTATTCGGCATTTACCTCGCTGTTAAATCCTTAACAGGTCAGGGGCCAACCCCAGATGAATTATTTAAATTAAATGAAATAATGCTTTCAACTGTTGTTTTACTAACTAGTAGTTTTACTTGCGCAATTGCGGTTTATTTTCTAAAGCTTTCTAAGAAGTTATCGACGCTTCTATTCTTTCTTATCACGATTTTACTTGGCTTAGCTTTCATTGGATTGGAAATAAGAGAATTCACTCTTTATGTAGAAGAAGGCGCTAAGATTTCTACTAGTGCTTTTCTTGGTGCATTCTATCTGCTTCTTGGCACTCATGGCTTTCACGTCTTATTTGGTGTCATCTGGATTTCTTTATTATTAGTGCAACTTTGGCTAAAAGGAATAAATCAAGAAACGGCCCCAAAGTTATTTATCGCGAGTCTTTACTGGCACTTTATCGATGTGATTTGGGTGATGATTTTTACTATTGTTTATTTAATAGGAAAGGTGTGA